The Eurosta solidaginis isolate ZX-2024a chromosome 4, ASM4086904v1, whole genome shotgun sequence genome includes a window with the following:
- the mip130 gene encoding protein lin-9 homolog, whose amino-acid sequence MSDESETMSKKSRKSRSTPTFSDDEHIEPPAFSLATLGLRRVGSAPPPKPQPQQPIQMLNARGMPARIRKRNRFFFDDNIINDDKPLRMSLSPRKMPMKGSASPHKTPTKVLKKRKGVISRYMRSDEKKKSTEVPTTPTRNSSHSHASSSTTNTTPKSSTRQSGVPITPTKTNASSKANMTVATIIPADKKIGQSIGLRLRNLLKLPKAHRWVIFEWFYSFLDKALFEGENDFQVCLAESFPNLCTRQLTRAEWRQIRALMGKPRRCSQAFFEEERRELERRRLKIRYIQTRKSGDIKDLNYVRDLPDKIPLPLPIGTKVTARLRVPQDGIFSGTVDAFDSMCSTYRITFDRNGLGTHSIPDFEIVSENFHEMLPIQSITRDSRPNLMSIFNGSVSPLRNMRNIRSALNMNLNKSDPVLAQEVIESPFKDPVLGRDNINGYPAKLLETLVRLKRALASKRSKLQRLCEMNNEAELKASQQLAAAHNNSNSSSDESQNTNETVPQLSEEFQRRYASVVISMEKMNRDMQDYLNDVQAFAGDLTRDPQVQAMLAPSYLREKCREAAEDAVQRNNQGTVQNKNVLGLIKNLATVLLVASHLGNDGNSAEVSKVLEGCIEEVRSSLCGVNVETFQKNVQIHLHHVRMLAANNNMMVGNTAISTAGGAIDR is encoded by the coding sequence ATGTCAGACGAATCGGAAACGATGTCGAAGAAGTCACGTAAATCACGTTCGACGCCCACATTCTCAGACGATGAACACATCGAACCACCAGCATTTAGTTTGGCTACATTAGGACTGCGTCGTGTCGGGTCAGCCCCACCACCCAAACCACAACCGCAGCAACCCATACAAATGCTAAATGCACGAGGTATGCCTGCACGCATACGTAAACGAAATCGTTTTTTCTTTGACGACAACATCATTAACGATGATAAACCACTACGTATGAGTTTGTCACCACGTAAAATGCCAATGAAAGGAAGCGCATCACCACACAAGACACCAACCAAAGTGTTGAAGAAACGCAAAGGCGTCATATCACGTTATATGCGCTCGGATGAAAAAAAGAAAAGCACCGAAGTACCGACCACACCAACTCGCAACAGCTCTCATTCGCATGCTTCGAGCTCGACAACAAACACTACGCCCAAATCGAGTACACGCCAAAGCGGTGTGCCAATTACACCAACAAAAACCAACGCCTCCTCAAAAGCCAACATGACTGTGGCCACCATTATACCGGCTGATAAAAAGATTGGTCAAAGCATTGGATTGCGTTTGCGAAATCTACTCAAATTACCAAAAGCACATCGTTGGGTTATATTCGAATGGTTTTATTCATTCTTGGACAAAGCTCTATTTGAGGGTGAGAATGATTTTCAAGTTTGCTTAGCGGAATCATTTCCAAATTTATGTACACGGCAATTAACGCGCGCGGAATGGCGTCAAATACGCGCACTGATGGGAAAACCTCGCCGTTGCTCGCAAGCCTTCTTCGAAGAAGAAAGGCGTGAATTGGAGCGCCGACGGCTAAAAATACGCTACATACAAACTCGTAAATCGGGTGATATTAAAGATTTGAATTATGTGCGCGATTTGCCAGATAAGATCCCTTTGCCATTGCCGATAGGCACCAAAGTGACGGCACGTTTGCGTGTGCCTCAGGATGGTATTTTTAGTGGTACAGTTGATGCTTTCGATTCAATGTGTTCAACATATCGCATCACGTTCGATCGTAACGGTTTGGGTACACATTCTATACCAGATTTTGAAATTGTATCGGAAAACTTTCATGAAATGCTGCCAATACAAAGCATTACACGAGACAGTCGACCAAACTTGATGAGCATTTTTAATGGAAGTGTGTCGCCATTACGCAATATGCGTAACATACGCTCAGCATTAAATATGAACTTAAACAAGAGTGATCCAGTGCTGGCACAGGAAGTGATCGAAAGTCCTTTCAAGGATCCCGTATTAGGACGTGACAACATTAACGGTTATCCAGCAAAGTTATTGGAGACGCTTGTACGCTTAAAACGTGCTTTAGCTTCAAAACGCTCTAAATTGCAACGCCTCTGCGAAATGAACAATGAAGCAGAGCTGAAAGCTTCACAACAACTTGCCGCAGCACATAATAATTCAAATTCATCGTCCGATGAATCACAAAATACCAATGAGACAGTGCCACAATTGAGTGAGGAATTCCAGAGGCGTTATGCATCAGTTGTGATTTCAATGGAAAAAATGAACCGTGATATGCAAGATTATTTGAACGATGTACAAGCATTTGCTGGCGACTTAACACGCGATCCTCAAGTGCAGGCAATGTTGGCGCCCTCGTATTTGCGTGAGAAGTGCCGCGAAGCAGCTGAGGATGCAGTGCAGCGCAATAACCAGGGAACAGTGCAGAATAAAAACGTACTGGGGTTAATTAAAAATCTTGCAACCGTTTTACTGGTAGCCTCACACTTGGGTAATGATGGCAATTCAGCTGAAGTTTCGAAAGTGCTGGAAGGTTGTATTGAGGAAGTGCGTTCAAGTTTGTGTGGCGTGAATGTTGAAACGTTTCAAAAGAATGTTCAAATACATTTACATCATGTACGCATGCTGGCGGCCAATAATAATATGATGGTGGGCAATACAGCTATATCGACCGCTGGAGGTGCAATTGATAGATAA